Proteins encoded by one window of Superficieibacter sp. HKU1:
- a CDS encoding antitermination protein, giving the protein MKLEAALKHFSPQSMHINDTASSTGPDRLTGNDIMAALGTTSSKARFGLAAYLGKAGVSKSDEQLAVQALARYAIDTAPKNVRKAAGGEFGQCMLVLAQFAFAEYSRSAATSVTCHNCSGTGFTSLYEDVVKHPGIINSEGVEAVPAKIKRELVKHICGACNGKGVIYARCRCGGKGEVLDRKATKEHGAPVFKKCERCDGNGYSSLPSTAAYRAILKRVPDLHVRTWTRNWKPFLELLVDFCHRQEQRAETAFEAATSFRDDKSNI; this is encoded by the coding sequence ATGAAACTGGAAGCAGCACTCAAACATTTTAGCCCGCAAAGTATGCATATTAACGACACGGCCAGTAGTACAGGCCCTGATCGACTTACCGGCAACGATATCATGGCGGCATTAGGCACCACCAGCAGTAAGGCACGCTTTGGTCTGGCTGCATATTTGGGTAAAGCTGGTGTCAGTAAAAGTGATGAGCAACTGGCTGTTCAGGCGCTGGCCCGATATGCAATTGACACCGCACCAAAAAACGTGCGCAAAGCAGCTGGCGGTGAATTTGGCCAATGTATGCTGGTGCTGGCGCAGTTTGCCTTTGCTGAATACTCACGATCGGCGGCCACCAGCGTGACGTGTCACAACTGTAGTGGTACCGGCTTTACATCACTATATGAAGATGTGGTTAAACATCCAGGTATTATCAATTCCGAAGGTGTCGAGGCGGTACCAGCAAAAATTAAGCGTGAACTGGTAAAGCATATCTGCGGCGCATGCAATGGGAAGGGGGTTATTTATGCCCGTTGTCGTTGTGGTGGGAAAGGGGAAGTGCTCGACCGCAAAGCGACCAAAGAACATGGCGCACCAGTGTTTAAAAAATGTGAGCGGTGTGATGGTAATGGTTATTCTTCATTACCCTCAACTGCTGCATACAGGGCGATTTTGAAGCGCGTCCCGGATCTGCATGTCAGAACATGGACCCGCAACTGGAAGCCATTTCTGGAGCTGCTGGTGGATTTTTGCCATCGACAGGAACAGAGAGCTGAAACCGCCTTTGAGGCTGCAACCAGCTTTCGTGATGATAAGAGCAATATTTAG
- a CDS encoding toprim domain-containing protein gives MKTAEAAKGQWAMIFKHYRLPPITGKNHFKGKCPVCSARGKFRIDDRNGAGTWICICGSGDGMKLVTLTQGKPFNEICTEIDRLIGNNFQRVKIPVISNAASLRSRVLSKFSKLVALRGTTGADYLNYRGIFNLPAEAIRFNDKQRHNGRVFQSLYSLATDDKGELCYLHQTLLDGAKKADIGSSAKRLKSLQEDNYLDYARSVAIRMFPVSTTLGIAEGIETALSAHQIYKVNTWATINSGFMKKFRVPSGVKHLIIFADRDENSATGLAAAYECAHANLLAKNDLERVSVYWPDHDDFNNMLMNGDQVRELVFYKKQQEAA, from the coding sequence ATGAAAACAGCAGAAGCAGCAAAGGGCCAGTGGGCCATGATTTTCAAGCATTACCGCCTGCCACCAATTACAGGAAAAAATCACTTCAAAGGTAAGTGTCCTGTATGCAGTGCTCGCGGAAAATTCCGCATTGATGATCGTAATGGTGCCGGGACTTGGATCTGCATCTGCGGCAGCGGTGACGGCATGAAGCTTGTCACCCTGACACAGGGGAAGCCATTTAATGAGATTTGCACCGAAATAGACCGTTTGATCGGTAATAATTTTCAGCGTGTGAAAATTCCGGTGATCAGTAATGCTGCTAGTCTGCGCAGTCGCGTGCTGAGCAAGTTTTCGAAGCTGGTGGCGCTGCGTGGTACAACCGGAGCTGACTATCTAAATTATCGTGGAATATTCAACCTGCCTGCTGAGGCGATCCGATTTAACGATAAACAGAGACATAACGGGCGCGTGTTTCAGTCTCTTTATTCTCTGGCTACAGATGATAAAGGGGAATTGTGCTACCTGCACCAGACCTTGCTTGATGGAGCCAAAAAAGCAGACATCGGTTCCAGCGCCAAGCGTCTCAAATCATTACAGGAAGATAACTACCTGGATTATGCGCGTTCAGTTGCGATCAGAATGTTTCCCGTCTCCACTACTCTGGGCATCGCTGAAGGCATCGAAACGGCGTTGTCTGCTCACCAAATTTACAAGGTAAACACTTGGGCAACAATCAATAGCGGCTTCATGAAAAAGTTCCGCGTCCCTTCAGGCGTTAAGCACCTGATTATTTTTGCCGACCGTGACGAGAACAGTGCCACCGGGCTGGCTGCGGCCTACGAATGCGCCCATGCCAATTTGCTGGCAAAGAACGACCTGGAGCGCGTAAGCGTGTACTGGCCGGATCACGATGATTTCAACAATATGCTTATGAACGGCGATCAGGTTCGTGAGCTGGTTTTCTATAAAAAACAGCAGGAGGCCGCATGA
- a CDS encoding DEAD/DEAH box helicase, whose protein sequence is MQLTITPNFAQERALNMLRRNWKAHDSFMVYAPTGSGKTGLAAFIVAGFVSRGMRVMFCAPYQILITQTANRFVEYGLPGDEIGYIWADHPNYDPSLKIQIASTDTLIRRVFPDDIDLLIIDEAHLRKKRILQDIERLRAKGVKVIGLSGTPFSPFLGKYYERLIKPTTIGELIQRGDLSKYEFYAPTKPDLKGVKTCPSLQFGTDYNEAQLAEIMCGSTLVGDIVQNWLENGRDLPTIAFCVNVNHANFLTIQFNQAGVNAEVMTADTPADERQTIIHRFEKGATKIIVSVGVLVAGFDSDVRCIIYARPTKSEIRWLQAIGRGLRIAPGKETCLIFDHSGTVHRLGYPDSIEYDDLPGKSDGMEESPRRAAEEREEKLPHECSQCHYMKPAGVYVCPKCGHKPLAGEDIDTDSGRKLKKLGKVQPQPTTAEKQAWWSQIKFYQRQRVSLGKKPVSDGWCANTFRERFNEWPRNLSDYPMEITPVVSNFIKHKQIAFVKRREKEQRGQMINEQQQKPIAPKVQQALDRISDIRQELSKRVQA, encoded by the coding sequence ATGCAGCTGACGATCACACCGAATTTTGCACAGGAGCGCGCGCTTAATATGTTGCGCCGTAACTGGAAGGCACACGACAGCTTCATGGTTTACGCTCCGACTGGCAGCGGTAAAACAGGACTGGCCGCCTTCATCGTTGCCGGTTTCGTCAGCCGTGGCATGCGAGTAATGTTTTGCGCCCCATACCAGATTCTTATTACTCAAACTGCAAATCGCTTTGTTGAGTATGGGTTGCCGGGTGACGAAATCGGTTATATCTGGGCGGATCACCCGAACTATGATCCGTCTCTGAAAATTCAGATTGCCAGCACCGACACACTGATTCGTCGAGTGTTTCCTGACGACATCGATCTGCTGATTATCGACGAAGCGCACCTGCGCAAAAAACGCATCCTTCAGGATATCGAACGCCTGCGGGCTAAAGGTGTGAAAGTTATCGGCCTGTCGGGTACACCCTTTTCCCCGTTCCTGGGCAAATACTATGAACGACTGATTAAGCCAACCACTATCGGCGAGCTGATTCAGCGCGGTGATCTGAGCAAATACGAATTTTACGCACCGACTAAGCCGGATCTGAAAGGGGTTAAAACTTGCCCATCGCTGCAGTTCGGCACTGACTACAACGAAGCACAACTGGCGGAGATCATGTGCGGCTCGACGCTGGTGGGCGACATCGTACAGAACTGGCTGGAAAATGGCCGGGACCTGCCGACAATTGCATTCTGCGTCAACGTAAACCACGCCAATTTCCTGACAATCCAGTTTAACCAGGCGGGTGTTAACGCTGAGGTCATGACCGCTGATACGCCAGCGGACGAACGGCAGACAATCATTCACCGCTTTGAAAAGGGTGCGACAAAAATCATTGTCAGTGTTGGCGTGCTCGTGGCCGGCTTCGATAGCGACGTTCGTTGCATCATTTATGCCAGGCCAACCAAAAGTGAAATTCGCTGGTTGCAGGCGATCGGGCGTGGTTTGCGCATAGCTCCTGGTAAAGAAACCTGCCTCATCTTTGATCACAGCGGCACTGTGCACCGCCTGGGATATCCGGACTCTATCGAGTATGACGATCTCCCCGGTAAATCTGACGGTATGGAGGAAAGCCCGCGCCGCGCAGCTGAAGAACGCGAAGAGAAGCTGCCGCATGAATGCTCGCAATGCCACTACATGAAACCAGCTGGCGTCTACGTCTGCCCAAAATGTGGGCATAAGCCCCTGGCAGGTGAGGACATTGATACTGATTCTGGTCGCAAGCTCAAGAAGCTGGGGAAAGTTCAGCCACAACCGACAACGGCTGAGAAACAAGCCTGGTGGAGTCAAATCAAGTTCTATCAGCGCCAGCGAGTATCGCTGGGCAAAAAGCCAGTGAGTGATGGCTGGTGTGCAAATACATTTCGCGAGCGTTTTAACGAATGGCCCAGAAATTTAAGTGACTACCCAATGGAAATTACTCCCGTGGTTTCTAACTTCATCAAACATAAACAGATCGCTTTTGTTAAACGGCGAGAAAAAGAGCAACGCGGGCAGATGATTAATGAACAACAGCAGAAGCCCATTGCTCCAAAAGTTCAACAAGCTTTAGACCGGATTAGTGACATAAGACAGGAATTATCTAAGCGAGTGCAGGCATGA
- a CDS encoding YdaS family helix-turn-helix protein, whose amino-acid sequence MISEPIDIAISCAGSQGALAKLCGVSQATVWKWRHGKRVKAEHVLRIVAAAGGQISAHQIRPDLPELFPHPVEII is encoded by the coding sequence ATGATTTCGGAACCGATTGACATTGCTATTAGCTGCGCTGGTAGCCAAGGCGCATTAGCAAAATTGTGCGGTGTATCGCAGGCCACAGTTTGGAAATGGCGTCATGGAAAAAGGGTTAAGGCTGAGCATGTTTTAAGGATTGTGGCTGCGGCTGGCGGTCAAATTAGTGCTCACCAAATTCGGCCAGACTTACCTGAACTTTTTCCACATCCAGTTGAAATCATCTGA
- a CDS encoding helix-turn-helix transcriptional regulator — MTNNSFADRLSEAMKTAGLTQASLAESVGMSQSSIWKLTSGAASGSRKTVELAKALKVRPEWLASGELPRDDSTPATMVSTTPPSLPGTFRIDLLDIQASAGPGTYLSSEFVDTIRAIEFTEEHARSMFGNRSASAIKVITVRGDSMEGTIDPGDFVFVDTTINYFEGDGIYVFVFGKTIHIKRLQMQKNSLVVLSDNKLYSSWEIDASDEDQFHVLAKVLVKQSSAFKRFG; from the coding sequence ATGACAAACAATTCTTTCGCGGACAGATTGTCCGAAGCGATGAAAACAGCAGGGTTAACACAGGCATCTCTTGCAGAGTCGGTGGGGATGTCACAATCAAGCATATGGAAGTTAACTTCCGGAGCAGCTTCAGGCTCAAGAAAAACAGTTGAGTTAGCCAAGGCACTCAAAGTAAGACCTGAATGGCTGGCTTCTGGGGAACTTCCCAGAGATGATTCAACTCCGGCTACAATGGTTTCAACCACTCCCCCTTCATTACCGGGAACATTTCGCATCGATCTACTTGACATACAGGCAAGTGCGGGGCCGGGAACATATCTTTCTTCAGAGTTCGTGGATACTATAAGAGCAATCGAGTTCACAGAAGAACATGCCAGAAGTATGTTTGGTAACCGCTCTGCCTCTGCTATAAAAGTCATAACAGTTCGCGGAGACAGCATGGAAGGAACAATTGACCCTGGAGACTTTGTTTTCGTTGATACAACAATAAATTACTTTGAGGGTGATGGTATCTATGTCTTTGTTTTCGGTAAAACTATCCATATTAAACGTTTGCAAATGCAGAAAAACTCACTAGTAGTGCTCTCTGACAACAAGCTTTATAGCTCATGGGAGATTGACGCTTCTGATGAAGATCAATTTCATGTTTTAGCGAAAGTTCTGGTTAAACAGTCGTCTGCCTTCAAAAGATTTGGATAA
- a CDS encoding excisionase yields MSLDCVPLSTYCRDAGETVEAVNKRIQRGLWVEGVHVLKVDGVKERWIDLTEVSKWARKNKDHYLSQEE; encoded by the coding sequence ATGAGTCTTGATTGCGTACCGCTTTCTACTTACTGCCGTGACGCCGGGGAAACAGTAGAAGCCGTTAACAAACGGATACAAAGAGGGTTATGGGTGGAGGGTGTCCATGTATTAAAAGTCGATGGCGTAAAAGAACGCTGGATTGACTTAACGGAGGTTTCAAAGTGGGCAAGAAAGAACAAGGATCATTATCTCTCCCAAGAGGAGTAA
- a CDS encoding site-specific integrase codes for MGKKEQGSLSLPRGVTIRQHKTGDTLVITFTYKGVLCREPLSKMETNARGVKYAERLLGEIQNQIVSGTFDYPKYFPNSKKLTLFGVVKKTKNIKSYLDEYLKICENRNLSPSTIGGYEKCLSALSALHKLHVSELTPAVLKNWIASRKTKLKTIRNNLSFLRSAIDEAVTDGLLTINPVTLVSASRYHVIDSCPNSDDYEVDPFAPSETSAIYQHCKYQEWENLFRFAFNTGLRSSELCALRWSDIDFIENTAHVQAASVVGVLKGTKTKAGTRKVELNSDALIALQAQKIFTFMKSEFIFSDPKTGEPWANADAIRKKAWVPTLKKAGVRYRNPYQTRHTFATRHISMGVNLFWLAGQMGHKGPEMLFRHYGSYLAEYDGKTAITAAL; via the coding sequence GTGGGCAAGAAAGAACAAGGATCATTATCTCTCCCAAGAGGAGTAACCATTCGCCAGCACAAAACTGGCGATACCCTGGTGATCACATTCACATACAAAGGGGTTCTCTGCCGGGAGCCTCTTTCCAAAATGGAAACGAACGCGCGCGGTGTGAAGTATGCTGAGCGGCTACTAGGCGAGATACAAAATCAAATTGTCAGCGGCACATTCGACTATCCGAAATACTTTCCCAACTCCAAAAAGCTGACGCTGTTCGGTGTTGTGAAGAAAACCAAAAATATTAAGTCCTATCTGGACGAGTATCTGAAAATCTGCGAAAACCGCAATCTGTCGCCGTCGACTATTGGTGGTTATGAAAAATGCCTTTCGGCACTGTCAGCCCTGCATAAACTTCATGTTTCAGAGCTGACTCCTGCAGTGCTAAAAAATTGGATAGCCAGTCGGAAAACAAAGCTTAAGACGATCAGGAATAACCTTTCATTTTTGCGCAGCGCTATCGATGAGGCCGTTACTGATGGACTATTGACGATCAACCCGGTCACGCTGGTCAGCGCCAGTCGGTACCATGTGATCGATAGTTGTCCGAACTCCGACGATTACGAGGTTGATCCATTCGCGCCATCGGAGACCAGCGCTATTTATCAGCACTGTAAATATCAGGAGTGGGAGAACCTGTTCCGCTTCGCATTCAACACTGGTCTACGCAGCTCCGAGTTGTGCGCATTAAGATGGTCTGATATCGACTTTATCGAAAATACAGCGCACGTTCAGGCGGCCAGCGTAGTTGGTGTACTGAAGGGTACAAAAACAAAAGCTGGTACCCGTAAAGTGGAGTTGAACAGTGATGCACTGATTGCACTGCAAGCCCAGAAGATATTCACTTTCATGAAAAGCGAGTTCATTTTCAGCGATCCAAAAACGGGAGAGCCCTGGGCGAACGCCGACGCAATACGCAAAAAAGCCTGGGTGCCAACCCTCAAAAAAGCCGGTGTTCGTTACAGGAATCCGTACCAGACGCGTCACACTTTCGCCACCCGGCATATCAGCATGGGCGTTAACCTGTTCTGGTTAGCCGGGCAAATGGGCCATAAGGGGCCAGAAATGTTGTTCCGCCATTACGGATCTTACCTTGCTGAATATGACGGTAAAACTGCCATTACAGCAGCTCTGTAG